A part of Capsicum annuum cultivar UCD-10X-F1 chromosome 6, UCD10Xv1.1, whole genome shotgun sequence genomic DNA contains:
- the LOC107875541 gene encoding putative E3 ubiquitin-protein ligase XBAT31 has translation MGQKLSCGTSDEHELFSAVQCGDLETVKGLFERNPSLVHHSTVYDRQSALHIAAANGQIEVVSMLVDQSVNVDLFNRYKQTPLMLAAMHGKISCVEKLIEAGANILMFDTLNGRTCLHYAAYYGHSDCLKTILCAAQTSHIASSWGYARFVNVKDGKGATPLHLAARQRRPECVHILLDNGALACASTGRYGFPGSTSLHLAARAGSLDCIRELLAWGADRLQRDDSGRIPYTIAFRHKHGACAALLNPSSAEPLVWPSPLKFISELNEEAKHLLECALIEANKEREKNILKGTTYSPPSPTNSDNEMDDNVSEVSDTEVCCICFDQVCTIQVQDCGHQMCAHCVLALCCHKKPSPTTTSPTAPVCPFCRSIIVQLDVIKLEKKDGTSHDVSSSKLRKSRRSRNFSEGSNSFKSLSAVSSFGKMVARGSGRIAAEDVYIDKPIILD, from the exons ATGGGTCAGAAACTCAGTTGTGGAACAAGTGATGAACATGAACTCTTCTCTGCTGTCCAGTGTGGTGATTTGGAGACTGTGAAGGGTCTGTTTGAGAGAAATCCGAGTCTTGTTCATCATTCTACTGTTTATGATCGACAATCTGCTTTACATATTGCTGCTGCTAATGGCCAGATTGAG GTTGTTTCTATGCTTGTAGACCAGTCTGTCAATGTTGATCTATTCAATCGGTATAAGCAG ACTCCATTGATGCTGGCAGCGATGCACGGGAAGATCTCTTGTGTGGAAAAGCTTATTGAAGCGGGGGCCAAT ATTTTGATGTTCGATACGCTGAATGGGAGAACATGTTTGCACTATGCTGCCTATTATGGTCACTCTGATTGTCTCAAGACAATTCTTTGTGCTGCTCAGACATCGCATATTGCGTCTTCCTG GGGATATGCTCGGTTTGTGAACGTTAAAGATGGTAAAGGAGCAACACCTTTGCACTTAGCAGCCCGTCAAAGACGGCCTGAATGTGTTCATATTTTACTAGACAATGGTGCTCTAGCTTGTGCTTCTACTGGTCGATATGG TTTTCCAGGGAGTACATCACTTCATTTGGCTGCAAGAGCTGGTTCTCTTGATTGCATCCGTGAATTGTTAGCATGGGGAGCAGATCGATTACAAAGAGATGATTCAGG GAGAATACCATACACAATTGCTTTTAGACACAAACATGGTGCATGTGCGGCTTTGCTGAATCCTTCATCTGCAGAGCCTCTTGTCTGGCCATCGCCTTTGAAGTTCATTAGTGAGCTGAATGAAGAGGCAAAACATTTGCTAGAATGTGCCCTAATAGAGGCGAACAAGGAGAGGGAAAAGAACATCCTAAAAGGAACAACTTATTCGCCACCTTCGCCAACCAATTCTGATAATGAGATGGATGACAACGTCTCTGAG GTCAGTGATACAGAAGTTTGTTGTATATGCTTTGATCAAGTATGCACTATTCAGGTCCAGGACTGCGGGCACCAGATGTGTGCACATTGTGTACTGGCCTTGTGCTGTCATAAAAAGCCTAGTCCTACTACGACCAGTCCTACCGCACCTGTGTGCCCATTCTGTCGTAGCATCATTGTTCAATTAGATGTTATCAAGCTTGAAAAGAAAGATGGCACGAGCCACGATGTTTCTTCCTCAAAGCTCAGGAAGTCTAGGAGATCAAGAAACTTCAGTGAGGGCAGTAATAGTTTTAAGAGCTTATCTGCAGTAAGCTCTTTCGGCAAAATGGTTGCTCGCGGCTCTGGCAGAATTGCTGCTGAAGACGTATACATTGATAAGCCAATAATTCTTGACTGA